The DNA segment CCTGCTTCTACGCCACGGTGCTGGACCAGCAGCTGCCGATCGCGGTCGACATCATCGCCGACGTGGTGCTCAACGCCACCATCGCCGCCGCCGACGTCGACGTCGAGCGCACCGTGGTGCTGGAAGAGATCGCGATGCGCGATGACGACCCCTCGGACCTGGTGCACGACGTGTTCTCCGCCTCGCTGTTCGGCGACGCGCCGCTGGGCAGGTCCATTCTGGGCAGCGAGCAGTCGATCAACCAGCTGAGCCGCAAGCAGATCCACGGCTACTACTCCCGGCGCTACCGGCCTTCGGAGATGGTGGTCTCGGTCGCCGGCAACATCGATCACAGCGAGGTCGTCCGGCTGGTCCGGGCCGCGTTCACCGGCCGGCTCTTCGACGGCGACGCCGGCCCCCAGCCTCGACCCGACCGCAAGCTGCACAAGGCTCCCGCCCGTCCGGTCAGCGTGGTGGTAGATGACACCGAGCAGGCCAACGTCGTGCTGGGCGCGATGGGCCTGTCCCGCTTCGACGAGCGCCGCTTCGCCATGGGGGTGCTGACCACGGCCATCGGCGGCGGGATGTCCTCGCGGCTGTTCCAGCAGATCCGCGAGCAGCGCGGCCTGGCCTACTCCACCTACTCCTTCACCTCCTCCTACGCCGGTGACGGCCTGTTCGGGCTGTACGCCGGCTGCCAGCCCGGCAAGACCGACGAGGTCATCTCGATCATGAAAGCGGTGCTGGAGTCGGTCGCCGCGGACGGCCTCAGCGCCGACGAGGTCGAACGCGGCAAGGGGCAACTGTGCGGGGGGATGGTGCTCGGCCTGGAGGACTCCGGATCGCGCATGAGCCGGATCGGCAAGGCGGAGCTGACCTACGGCGACGTGCTGGGCCTGGATGACCTGCTGGGCCTGGTCGAGGCGGTCACCCTCGATCAGGTCAACGAGCTGGCCGCCGAGCTGATCGCCCAGCCGACCTGCCTGAGCGTGGTGGGCCCGTTCGGCGAGCACGATTTCGACTCTGCTGTCTAACGACTTTGCCGTCTAGCGTTCGACTCTGCTGTCTAGCGCGGTTCCAGAAAGGGATGTCAGGGTGAGCGAGCTGATCGCGGTGGCGGTGCTGGGTGCGCGCGGCCGGATGGGGCAGCAGGTCTGCGCTGCCGTGGAGGCCGCGGCCGATCTGGAACTGGTCGCCTCGATCGACCTCGGCGACCCGATCTCGGCCGCCGTCGAGTCGGGCGCGAAGGTGCTGGTGGACTTCACCCATCCCGACGGCGTGATGGACAACCTGAGCTTCGCGGTCGAGCACGGGCTGCATGCCGTGGTGGGCACCACCGGATTCACCGATGAGAAGCTCAGCACCGTGCAGCAGTGGCTGGCCGACAAGCCCGGGCTGGG comes from the Jatrophihabitans sp. genome and includes:
- a CDS encoding pitrilysin family protein; this encodes MSTRAKTRTLPVSGGGVIKRTVLPGGLRIVTEAMPGVRSASVGIWVGVGSRDESPSVAGASHFLEHLLFKGTRQRSALDIAMAMDTIGGEFNAFTEKEHTCFYATVLDQQLPIAVDIIADVVLNATIAAADVDVERTVVLEEIAMRDDDPSDLVHDVFSASLFGDAPLGRSILGSEQSINQLSRKQIHGYYSRRYRPSEMVVSVAGNIDHSEVVRLVRAAFTGRLFDGDAGPQPRPDRKLHKAPARPVSVVVDDTEQANVVLGAMGLSRFDERRFAMGVLTTAIGGGMSSRLFQQIREQRGLAYSTYSFTSSYAGDGLFGLYAGCQPGKTDEVISIMKAVLESVAADGLSADEVERGKGQLCGGMVLGLEDSGSRMSRIGKAELTYGDVLGLDDLLGLVEAVTLDQVNELAAELIAQPTCLSVVGPFGEHDFDSAV